Genomic segment of Dehalococcoidia bacterium:
TTCTCCATTACCTCTGCGTGCGCCTCGTCGGCGGACGGCCTGGGCGTGGCGCTGGATATGATCCGCTCCGGACGGGCCAAGGCCGTGCTTGCGGGCGGAAGTGAGGCCGGCATCATCCCCATCTGCGTCGCATCGTTCGAGCAGGCGAAGGCCCTGTCCTCTAAATTCAACGACACGCCGGAGAAGGCGTCACGTCCGTTTGACCGCGACAGGGACGGGTTCGTGCTCTCCGAAGGCGCCGCCGTCCTCGTCCTGGAAGAAGAGGCCTTCGCCGTGGCGCGCGGGGCGCGCATTCTCGCGGAGCTTGCCGGATATGGAGCGGCCTCGGATGGCTACCACATCACGGTGCCCGAGCCTGAGGGCCGCGGCGCAACGAGGGCGATGCAGGTCGCCTTGCGGGACGCGGGAGCGGCGGCAACCGACGTCACGTATATCAACGCGCACGGGACATCCACCCCTCTCAACGACAAGGTGGAGACCCTTGTGATAAAGAAGGTGTTGGGAGAGGCGGCCCTTCGCGTTCCGGTCAGCTCGACGAAATCCATGACGGGACATCTGGCGGGCGCGGCGGGCGCGCTGGAAGCTGTTATCTGCACGAAAGTAGTGGAAACCGGCTGGGCGCCCCCCACGATAAACTACGATACACCCGACCCGGAATGCGACCTTGACTATATCCCCAGGCAGGCTCGTCGGATAGCCAGTGGACTGGTGTTATCTAACTCGTTCGGATTCGGCGGGCACAACTCGTGCCTGGCCTTCAGGGGCTATAGGGGCTAATCGTTTCCCGGCCGTCAGGCGCGGCAGCCTCCTGGGGAGACCGCGGGCATGAGCAGTTGAAGTGGAGGAGACATCATGACAGACCAACCAGTCGCGTACACCTTCGAACCATTTGCCCAGACCGCGGAGTACCTCTCCGTCAATGCCACCATCGTGCGCGGATGGGGAGAGGTGATGGCCCATAAGGGCGTCCAGAAGGTGGAGCGGGTGCTGGATATAGCCACGGGTGTTGGCACGATGGTCGAGCTTTTCGTCAAGCACGTGGTGGGGCAGGGGGAGCAGCCCTCGATCATCTGCCTGGACGCAAGCGCGGAGGCTCTGGAGCAGGCGCACGCCCGCCTGGCGCCCATCGTCTCCAAACTGGAGTTCCATCACTCGCTGGTCGAACAGATGGACCTGCCGGAGGGGAGCGTGGACGCGGCGGTATGGGGAAACGGCATCCATTATCTGGACCCCAGGAGCCAGGAACAGGCGTTGCTCGCTATCAAGCGCGTGTTGAAAAAGGACGGCTGGTTCTGCTTCAGCTCCGCGTTCTACGCGGAGTCTCGCCCGCCGGAGACCCTGTCCTTCTACATGGCGCAGGTGAAGAAGGCCGTAGCCCACCTTCGCGCCATGGGCATCCGCAGGGAGGAGCGCCAGGCGCGGTCGGAGTCGAGCAGCTTCCTGCCCATAGCCCACTATGAGAGCCTTTTGCGGAACGTCGGCTTCTCCGTCGAACACGTGGAGCAGGTCGCGGCGCGACTGTACCAGGAAGCGTGGGAGCACATCAGCAGCTTTAGCCAGTATGCGGCCGGCGCACTCCACGGCTACCAGCCCGACGTGGCCGCGAATGTCCTGCGGGAGGCCGTGCGCCCCGCGCTGGAGGAACACGGACAGCGGGATGAGCACAACAGTCTGTACATCCAGCGCAACTGGCTGTCCGTGGTCGCTCGCCTCAGGGGCGACGCGCTCCCCGGCCCACAGCCGGCAAGGCCGTAGGCCGGAAGGTCGCCGTCCGCTCCATCACCCTCGTTTATTGCCTGGGCCCGTCTACTCAGCCCATCTGGCGAATCGGCCAGAAGGCGCGGGTGGCGAAGGGCTATGGTTCCGCGCGGGCGGACTGACTTGAGGCGAGGACGTGAGGAGGGTGGAGGACTAGCGGCGCAGGCGCGGGTCCCACACGTCCCGAAGGGCGTCCCCCAGGATGTTGAACCCGAAGACCGACAGGCTGATGGCGACACCCGGGAAGATGCCAATCCAGGGTGCCTTTTCCAGATAGGAGCGGCCTTCGGAGGAGAGCATGGCGCCCCAGGATGGCTGCGGCGGCGGCGTGCCCAGGCCCAGGAAGCTCAGGCTCGCCTCCACCACGATGGCCCACCCCAGGTTGACCGTCGCAACGATGATGTAGGGCGCGAGGCAGTTGGGCAGGATGTGGACAAACAGGATGCGGAAGTTCCGCGCGCCCACGGCGTGGGCGGCGTCCACGTACTGCATCTCCCTGACCGCGAGCGCCGCCGATCGTACAACCCGTGCGCCGGGCGGCACCATGACCAGGGCGACGGCGATGGTGACGTTCTCGACGCTGGGGCCCAGAGCGGCTACCACCGTCAGCGCAAGGATGAGGACGGGGAACGCCATCAGGATGTCGACAAACCGCTGGCTGACGACATCGAATTTGCCGCCCAGGAATCCGCTGATCAGGCCCAGCAAAGCACCTCCTGTGGCTCCCACGGCCACCGAGGCGACGCCCACGGCGAGCGATACGCGTGACCCCCAGACGATGCGGCTGAAGATGTCGCGCCCGAAATTGTCCGTGCCCAGCCAGTACCTGGCTCCCGGCGGCGCGAACAGGTCGGACACGTTCATGCGATAGGGGTCGTGTGTCGATATGATCCCCGCGAAAACGGCAGCAAGGATCATGACCACAATGATCACGCCGCCGATGGCTCCCATTGGCTTGCGCTTGGAGAACTTCCAAACGGCCTCCAGAAAACTGGAAGACCGCCGCGTCCCCTCCAGCGAAACAACTTGGACAGCCTGTTGTGTGCTCACGTCGCCGCGCTCCTATGTGTAGCGGATGCGGGGGTCAAGCCACGCGTAGACAATGTCCACGAGCAGGTTCAGAAGAACGAACACCAGGGCGATCAGCAGGATGATGGTCTGGACCACGGGATAATCCCTCACAAGGATGGAGCTGACCAGGTGACTGCCCATCCCGGGAAGGACAAAGATCGTCTCCAGGAGGACCGTGCCGCCCATGAGCTGACCAAACTGGACACCGGACAGAGTGATGACAGGCAGGATTGCGTTCTTGAGCGCATGGCGATACAGGACAAGCTTCTCGCTCAGTCCCTTGGCCCATGCTGTCCGCACGTAGTCCTGCCGCAGCACCTCCAGCATCTGGGAACGAGTCATTCGACTGACCACGGCGGACAAATAGTAGCCCATCACCATGGAGGGCCAGATGAACTGCGACAGATTTTGCGTCGGGTCCTGAAAGATGCTGGTGTATGTTAGAGGAGGCATCCAGCGAAAGAGCAGGACCAGGAAAAGCACCACCAGGGTTCCGGTCCAGAAAATGGGCATGGACAGTCCGCCCACGGAAACCACCCTGAATATGTAGTCCATCCACGTGTCTTGCCGCGCCGCTGAGATGATGCCAATAGGTAAGGCGATCACCATTGAAATGAGAATGGACAGAATAGCAAGCTCCACCGTCGGTGGAACGCGTGCCGCAATATCGGCCATGACGGGCCGGTTGGTCAGCAGGGAGTTGCCCACGTTCAGCTTCATCAGGCCCGTCATCCACTCGACGTATTGGAGGTGGAGGGGCCTGTCGGTCCCCAGCTTGGCGCGCATGTCCTTCAGCGCCTGCTCGTCAAAGCCGCCCTGGCCACCGGCGGCCAGGATGACGAGCGCCGGGTCGCCGGGCAGCACCCGCATGATGAGGAAGATGGCGAGTGACACCCCGATGAGGACGGGGAGCAACATCAAGATTCGGCGTGCTATGTAGCGTTGCATGTGTACCTTGTCCTATTGCGCCAGATATGTCTCCGGGTGGAGGGTGTCCCCATAGGGGTACAACCGCATCACCTTAGCACGGAGGAAGCGCCGTGTCAATCGTGCGCACGCGGCGCTGGAGCTATGCGCGCACAAGCTGGCGGCCCGAGGTCGTTGTGGCCGCCAGCTTGTCGCGGCGTGACGCGAGCGCCTTATTGCGCCAGCCAAGTCTCCTGGTGCCGGTTGTTGGAGTAGTCCGTCACTCCCGGCGCGAATCCGCGCTCCTGAGCCGAAATGGCGATAAAGTTGCTCGGCCAGGCGATGGGAATAGCGGGCAGGGACTCGGTCAAAAGGTACCGCTCAACCTCGACGATGATGGCCTGGCGGGCTGCCGGGTCCACAGTGCGCGCCTGTTTGTCCCACAGCTCGTTTACCTTGGTATCGTTATCGTTGCCGGAGAAGTTCAGGGATGACCCCTTGGTGAAGAAGCGTCCGATAGCGTGGGGGTCGGCGGTAAGGGTGGCCGGCGGGTAGACCATGGCTTGGTGCTGGGCCTTGCGCCCGTTCTCCCAGAAGACAGCGTCCTCCAGCACCTGCACGTTAGCCGTGATGCCGATCTTGGAGAGCTGGTCCGTCATGAAAACAGCCCCCGTCTTGGTCACCTGGTTGCCGCGCGACAGGATAGTCATGCTGAACCCGTTGGGGTAGCCCGCGTCAGCAAGCAGCTTCTTGGCGTCCGCGATGTCCTGGTCTTTGGGCTGGCGGAACCCCGGCATCTTCAACAGCTCATCGCGGGGGATGCCCCAGTCGGAGAAGGGGAAGTACGTGCCAACGATGCCGGCGCCCTCCCCGACGACCTTGACGGCCGCCTGGCGGTCAAGGCTCAGGCTTATGGCCTGGCGGACCCGCAGGTCTTTCAGGGGCGCGTTGCGCATGTTCATGAAGAACCACGGCCCCAGGACGGTGGGCGAGGCCACGAATCGCATCCCCGGCACTTCTTTTTTGAGGGTCTCCATCTCGGTCGGGGTCACTGCGGAGTAGGTGCGGCCGCTCTGCTTCGCCTGGCCGGTCCTCAGCGCCGCGAGCCGTGTGGCGGGGTCCTTGATGACGAACACCGAAATGCCGTCCAAGTACGGCCTGCCCTGGACCCAATAGCTCTCGTTCTTGACCAGATCAAAGCTGACGCTGGGGGTATAGGACTTGAACTTGAACGGGCCTGACCCCATCACCGTTGTCTTCATGTCGCCGTTTTTCTCGACATAAGCCTTCGAGAAGATGGGCGTGAAGTTGACGACAAGGGTGGAGACGAGAGGCGCGAAGGCGTATTTCATCGTGAGCGTGACGGTGTCATCTCCCACGGCCTGTACCTTGTCCATAGCAACGAGCAGGTCGGCGGAGGCGCTCAGTCCCCCCTTGGGCGGACTCTTCATCCGCTCCAGGGAGAAGACGACGTCGGCGGGCGTGAGCGGCGTGCCGT
This window contains:
- a CDS encoding class I SAM-dependent methyltransferase — encoded protein: MTDQPVAYTFEPFAQTAEYLSVNATIVRGWGEVMAHKGVQKVERVLDIATGVGTMVELFVKHVVGQGEQPSIICLDASAEALEQAHARLAPIVSKLEFHHSLVEQMDLPEGSVDAAVWGNGIHYLDPRSQEQALLAIKRVLKKDGWFCFSSAFYAESRPPETLSFYMAQVKKAVAHLRAMGIRREERQARSESSSFLPIAHYESLLRNVGFSVEHVEQVAARLYQEAWEHISSFSQYAAGALHGYQPDVAANVLREAVRPALEEHGQRDEHNSLYIQRNWLSVVARLRGDALPGPQPARP
- a CDS encoding ABC transporter substrate-binding protein codes for the protein AAPVAPAAPAARPTAAAPATATPERPRYGGVLTITSDLDPPHFDAQQQTSMNIGLLVSPAYSNLLYYDAETGSKIVPELAEQWNVSPDALTYTFKLRKGVKFHDGTPLTPADVVFSLERMKSPPKGGLSASADLLVAMDKVQAVGDDTVTLTMKYAFAPLVSTLVVNFTPIFSKAYVEKNGDMKTTVMGSGPFKFKSYTPSVSFDLVKNESYWVQGRPYLDGISVFVIKDPATRLAALRTGQAKQSGRTYSAVTPTEMETLKKEVPGMRFVASPTVLGPWFFMNMRNAPLKDLRVRQAISLSLDRQAAVKVVGEGAGIVGTYFPFSDWGIPRDELLKMPGFRQPKDQDIADAKKLLADAGYPNGFSMTILSRGNQVTKTGAVFMTDQLSKIGITANVQVLEDAVFWENGRKAQHQAMVYPPATLTADPHAIGRFFTKGSSLNFSGNDNDTKVNELWDKQARTVDPAARQAIIVEVERYLLTESLPAIPIAWPSNFIAISAQERGFAPGVTDYSNNRHQETWLAQ
- a CDS encoding ABC transporter permease: MSTQQAVQVVSLEGTRRSSSFLEAVWKFSKRKPMGAIGGVIIVVMILAAVFAGIISTHDPYRMNVSDLFAPPGARYWLGTDNFGRDIFSRIVWGSRVSLAVGVASVAVGATGGALLGLISGFLGGKFDVVSQRFVDILMAFPVLILALTVVAALGPSVENVTIAVALVMVPPGARVVRSAALAVREMQYVDAAHAVGARNFRILFVHILPNCLAPYIIVATVNLGWAIVVEASLSFLGLGTPPPQPSWGAMLSSEGRSYLEKAPWIGIFPGVAISLSVFGFNILGDALRDVWDPRLRR
- the fabF gene encoding beta-ketoacyl-ACP synthase II codes for the protein MGQKVVITGIGAVSPLGLNVEQTWQALLAGKSGVARIQSFDPAETGIQTHIAGEVKGFSPEDWMDKKEARRLDRFSQFALVAAMEAVAQSGLKLEGDTRNEVGAIIAGSGGGIGTLVQQAYTLKEKGAGRVSPFTIPAFMPNAAAGIVSMRLGCWGPSFSITSACASSADGLGVALDMIRSGRAKAVLAGGSEAGIIPICVASFEQAKALSSKFNDTPEKASRPFDRDRDGFVLSEGAAVLVLEEEAFAVARGARILAELAGYGAASDGYHITVPEPEGRGATRAMQVALRDAGAAATDVTYINAHGTSTPLNDKVETLVIKKVLGEAALRVPVSSTKSMTGHLAGAAGALEAVICTKVVETGWAPPTINYDTPDPECDLDYIPRQARRIASGLVLSNSFGFGGHNSCLAFRGYRG
- a CDS encoding ABC transporter permease, producing the protein MQRYIARRILMLLPVLIGVSLAIFLIMRVLPGDPALVILAAGGQGGFDEQALKDMRAKLGTDRPLHLQYVEWMTGLMKLNVGNSLLTNRPVMADIAARVPPTVELAILSILISMVIALPIGIISAARQDTWMDYIFRVVSVGGLSMPIFWTGTLVVLFLVLLFRWMPPLTYTSIFQDPTQNLSQFIWPSMVMGYYLSAVVSRMTRSQMLEVLRQDYVRTAWAKGLSEKLVLYRHALKNAILPVITLSGVQFGQLMGGTVLLETIFVLPGMGSHLVSSILVRDYPVVQTIILLIALVFVLLNLLVDIVYAWLDPRIRYT